AGTATACCGTTTCGGTATATATGTATACTATTACAGTATATTGTTATAGTATAACTATATACTCTTACAATATAATGTGATACCTGATATTAGGCCAAAAATGtatatatttaattattgttgcCTCACATTCTATTACTTTTAATCGTCTTTTGAGTGTTAATTATATTACTTTgtacttaatattatattttaactgtgtaggaataaagcagtgtgaagatgaagagatttggagcaaaattaaataaaatatagaagaaaaagaaagaaaattaaaagaataaaaaaagaggGGACACCCTTTGGGTTTTGTCCCCCCAGGTGGAAGAcaagagaaaagaagagaagcAAAGCAAAGCAAAATTTGAAGGAATTGGCGTGAAACAGCCAGGGCCAGCGCTAGGCTTTGATCTGGACGCTGGAGGCGGGAACTTTTCTTAGTTCgttcgggacaaggttatttcggctcaagaccctccccctcccccccaccaactcgtataaaaggagttataaacctattttggaggaTAACTAACATACTTTGTAGGAGAATTCACACGAGGGAACACGACCACGCTtcgaggaggcttctaactagtttttcttctcttctcttcctttaatctcataatttattagttctagagttttgggtgatACATGAACGTtgcagtttgaagcttgaattgttcttattattttatcatattggtttatttattcaatcttgcgcttaactatttgattgcttgataatcaattgaatactatctacgaatctaggattgaactcgggagaggaaattctagattgcatataagattgagtagagcaagatcttaactctgagtggggggcggatttgcggttaggataggaatatacctaatcgccttgcttggttactatacaggaattattaatgcgttcttgttaattctaattccataggaatataggcattagattagcttgaataagcgagtagtacttcgggagaaggttacgagcaatattaaccctgtcaaccaataaaccagataaattaattagacgatttaagtgaaaaactcaacgggattgttagctaacccatagctctagaatattttctcccattgaacTCTTCTCTAAGATTGCAGACTTgtttcctttaatttcatagtttactATTCTAGataaattttagttaaatattcatgcTTTACGATtcacttgaatagattaattgtttggtttatTTTAGTTGAtaattaatcacaagtccctgtgggtacgatatctggacttataatcctatattacttgtcgaccacgtatacttgtgtgtgcgttTGGGGGCAACAATACCGTAGCGGTATAGTGTTGGGTAAATGCGTTTTTATTCAAGTTTCATCTGAAATATTGCATATTATTACAATATATCATTTTGttagctcttttttttttaaaaatattttatttcgtTTTTTCTTTGTCATTAGATTGTGTATCATATAATAAGTCCTAGTAACAATAATCCTCAAAGTTAGTTAATCGCAGTATGTGGTTAGGAGCAGATGTAGCGTTTCGGATACGAGTTCAACTGAACTCATAATTTCCGACACAGAGTATAGATTTATATGTAAAAACCTATTAAAATCTCAACAAGTATTagatttgaacccataattttaacaGTATAATAAGTTCAATGCTAAAACCTTAAAAGCTGAACCCATTAAATTTATATCTTGGAACCACCTCGGTATGTGATTAAAGAGTTAACTTATCCATGGAGTTCATTAATGAGACGTTTTGGATCGGGGTATCTTAATCTATGAATGCAGGGGAAAAAATACAAAGAAGCTCTTGAAGCTTTCAAACAAAAGCACATACGTTAAAAAGATGAATAACGTGCAATGTAGAAAAAATAGgagaagaaaaatacaaagatATAAAGTAATTAATGGGAGAAAGGAGAGAGTAATCAATGGGAGAAAGGGAATGGCAGGGAAAAGTTAGGATAAATAGGAAAAAATAGGAGAGAGAAAATACAAAGAGACAAAGAGTATTTAATGCGAAAATGGCAATGTCCGTAGAAAGCCGGGGTAAATATTTTGGACCGTGAGTGtattatgtaaaaaattttgAGTAAGTAATTAGTTTGGTCCGAATGGGCATTTTGTGTAGATTAAACACCGCTGACAAAATTTTAGTAATAGGGTAATCATAACTCAATTAACTTCAAATGTTATCTAACCAAATGGTTGAcagattttgaagtttcaagtggTTTTCTTAAACAAAATTTAGTATAGAAATGACTCAATGGAGCAACTGTCATAGATGATTCATATAATATAATTAACCTCTATTAGATTGAGATGGATGGGTGGTTATAACTGATTGACAAAATGTCAAAAGGATTTCCCATCCCTATGTTGGTTAATAAAATGCTTGTCTGTCAAGAGCTTTTCTTATTGATGTCGATATTACCTAAACATGCCCAGTTAACAAAACTCACATGTTATACATTCATGAATGCGTATCCATAGTTGCTAATCAATAAAAAAACCTTGACTCACTCATAATAACAAGAACACATGAACAAAACCTCAACAAATTTAACAAAAAAAGAGGGAAATACAAGATCGTTTAATAAAAGCTGAGTCTAAGCCAAAAACTAAAAAACCAAATAAAAGATCAAGAAGATATGAAGTCCACTAAGTAATTGCAATTCTCAAAGGAGTCCAAGCTTCTAGCTGCCAATAAAGAAAGTTTTGAGCTACTTGTTTTATTACCATCCTAGTAAAAGAAAACATATTGCATGTGACAAAAAACAAAACCTTCTGCTATGCTAATTGGATCCGGTAAAAAGCTTCGCATAAACCCAAGTTAACGAACGAGCCCAcgaagagagaaaaagagaaaagtaaaagaaaacacTCAGCAAGCACTTCCCGTTCCATTCAATAAGACTTCATTGTCTTTAGCATTTGGTTGATCTTTGGCAGCTGTGGTTGATCTTATTTCTTCAGATGGCTTCAGTTCCCCATCTTCAGATCTGGGTAGACCAGTGGAACCCCCAGATGAAGCAGGTATTTTTGACCATTCTTTATCTATTGGCCTATCTTGCTCAGTTATTTGGGTCGAAGCAGCAGATTGATTGACATTTCCAACCTGAAATATCAGACACAATCACTAACCCAAAATTAACCGAGTGTCGAAGAAATGACATGCAGTAATTACCTAAATAAAAGAATATTTGCAACTTTTACATTGGTGTAATGCATCAAAATGGAGTAGGCACAATTTCTCGGACCAAGAATTGAAGCAGCGTACTGCTTGGCAGGGGAGGTCGGGGATTTACGACAGCTCTACGTCTGTCAATCAACTGCCGATGGTGCAGGGATATGGATGGGACAGGAGGGCTATAATGGTATATTCACAATAAGATCCTTTTACAAGATTTTGTTGAAAAGGACAACAAGGTAAAGCAATCTGGACCACTGAGTGCAAAATAAAGTGGCTTCTCCACTTCCTTTTTTTGTTTGGCCAGCTGCATGGAACTCTTAACCGTTAAAATCCCAAGAGCAAAGACAAATTGACATTGGCTGGTGCAATGTGTATCATACTAGTACTAGGAATAAGTGGGACACTTGGTCACACCGCATGACATGGGATTTGATGGTGAACATGCTCAAAAATTGGGTGACGGGACAGAACAAGCAGGATCATTAGGTGTGGTATATACTGCTTTCACTGATATTGAGATGGTTTGCAATTTTTTTGGTGTAATTTTGGAGCAAATAGGATTTACAATCTATATAAATGATTAGATGGAAACTAAACTTCTTGCATAGTACTCGTATAGTTCTTGAATCCCAGGGGTTGTCCCCCTTGGATCAACAGCACTGGCTTGTCAAAAAAAGTCGGGTATTGTATCAACGGATGAAAAGTAATGAAATTCGACTTTTGCCTGATAAAAAAAGGTCAGGTATGGTATCAACACAGTGCAAACTATCCCAACTAGTCCACCTACATCTATAACACAGCTCAGTAACTTGGATTCTGAATAAAATATGCATGGACATAACTAGAGTTTGGTGGTTTCAAACCAACACCAGAGAATCAAAACTATAAATCCAAAACAAAGCAACTTGTTTATAGCGCCGTCCTCCCTCCAGCAAGCTCTccgctcatatatatatatatatatatatatatatatatatatatatatatatatatatatatatatatagagagagagagagagagagagagagagagagagagagagagagagagagagagagagagagagagagagataacaAATTTTCTAACTACATGGACATAATACAAATTTGGCAAGTTTAAACAAATATCAGagattcaaatatattttaaatggGCATTCATGTAACTCCAGACCAAAGCAACTACGTAAAAATCCCCATGCTCCCTCTAGCAAGTTCCCAGCTTCCCGGCCACTCAATCACCCTCCTTCTCTCTCTTCATCTTAAAGTAGAATCTCCTGAAATcatgcaattcatcaaacacacaCACCCTATCCACTGGACCCTGGAAGTGTTTCAACTTATTGTTTTCTGATGAGCAATCGTCATTTCACCACAGTTCCTATCTATGTTAAACTTTACATACCTGTAAGTATTGGGATTGGAAATGTATGTGCGTTTGTATAAGGGTTGGAGAAATATTATCTTTTTAAATAAGTTGGTGAAATATTACCATTTAATATTGTGGTTATTGGATTGGTTAACTATGCACCATGGAACTTTTATGGAAAATCGGTcacaactatattttttttttaaagataaggTTAAGGTAATGTTTACAACTCTATTTTAGATCCAACAGAAAACAGCTGTTGTGTTGCCAACCCAAAACTATTTACAAACTATAATCAGCACAATCAGGTCTGGTTTGGTCCTCTGGACAAGATTTGCAGATACTAAACAACAAGACTATAAATAATTTGACTAGTCTCGGGACAATTAAGTGACAAGGTAAGGACGGCTCCATCAGTAAAGATAATGTGGGTTAATTTGAAGGCTTAGgacaaatcttcaaattaaaaagaaaatggaaaaaggacAAATGGTAAGGTTTGCAGGGAATGAATCGTGGAAAGTTAAATTGGGAAATTTTTGTTGCAAGCAATCAAATCCTCTTTTTGTCCCTCCAACCAATTATGCGGAACAAAATCCCAACTCTATATCCTCTCATCAAACACCAAGCAAGTATAGGCCAGTGTTGGGACAGATTTTCTTTAAAGCCAAGAGCTGTTTTTAGGTGAAAACAACCAACTTAACTGAGATAGAAGCTATCCAAACACAATTAGTTTCCCAAAGTGTCCCATAAATCTGGAAAGCCTTTCCAGAAGCATTTCAAAAAGAATGTTCAAGCACCCTCTTAGCAGCTTAATGCATTTTTATCTCTTACCAATCGTTGAATCAAGCAACTATGCAACAAATAAAACGaacaacaaaagaagatgaatCAAGTGTAAAGAAAAAGATCAATATACCTGTTTATTCAGTTGACGCTGTTTAGCTTTCTTCTCTTGCATTATCTTCTGACGCCCCTCATAGAAATCAAAGTCATCTAGAATGCATGTCTTGCTGGAATGTGTCTTGAATATTTGAAGTATTTGAAGACCCAGCTCAGATTTTACCTGCAGCATCGGAAGATATCAAAAATTCAGCCAGAGAAGCATAGATTAGAAATTTGTAGCGCAAGGGACTATCACACACCTCCTGAGTATCTCTGCTGTTGGTTACAGGTTTATTTTCATTGTTTTCCAATGTAATGTGCCTCAAAATGATATTAGGAACATCTTTCACAATATGCCACTTCACTGGAAAGCAACCATTCCACTTGTCCTGCTGCCAATACTCAACAGTTTTATCAAAGTCAACTGGACCAATCATCTCTGCAAGACCAACAAACTGCCCACTTGCATTGACCTGTAAAACACCACAAAGGAAATTAACTAATACTCCCAAAGGTTGCCACTAGATGGACTTGCCTATTTGCAAAGGTGCAAAGATGATACTTACAGAAAACAGCAGAAAAACAGGACATCCCCCAGACTTCTCCTCAGCTTCTCTGTAAGCTGCATCCAGTTTCTTGTTACCGTTGGGTGTGCTTGCCCATACACCGTATTTAATGCTTTTGTGAATATCATCCTCGCTGTATGATTTAATGACAAAGAACTTTGCATCTGTGTATGTTTCAGGGAAATCATCTCTGTTGTACTGCTCCCTATCTGGGAAAAGGGGTAGATTATCCTCATCACAGTTGCCTTTTAGTGGAAGACTCTGCCCCTTAACTGCTAAGGATATAGGTTCAGAATCCTTCTGGTCCTTGAAACCCTTTCCCCGGGGTCCTCTGTTCAATTCATTCAACCCATCAGCGCTTTCATTGCTGTTGGCAGATAACCCATTACCACGGCCACGAGGTCTATACTTGTGATCAGCAACCAACCAATCACGACCACCAGTCCTAAGATCATAAATACTAGGTGAAAATCCTAAACCACTTCTAAACGCGTTTCCGTATTGGCCATACATCCGATTGTTAGGATACATCTGATTCATATATCCTCCCATTGCAGATGACGCTCTTGGATGCTGCATACCCTGTTGCATAAAAGGATAGAATAAGGCGAAGAGAAGGATGTATCCAGGTCTACTGAATGCTCCATTTCCAAATCATAAACACCATTGGTAAATTAAATCCAGTTAATAATgcccaaaaaaaaaggaaagggaagcAGATCCACAAGTTGAAAATTCGGGAGAGCAGCATGTTTAGCCACCATAAAACAGGTAGGAAAAAGATGAATAAGAAGTACTGAATATCAAGGACACACAGCAATCAAGCGGTGCAAATGACAAGCACCTTAAGAAATACCTACCACTGAATGTGGAAGAGGACGCAGATTTTGAGTACCTCCAGAAGAGAAATTGCTCCCACGAGGAACTGCTGAAGAGACCCAAGGACTTACTGCATCAACAGATTTGTGATGATAAAAAACATAGAAGCTTCAAGGATATATCTAACAAACTAATTCCTTGAACCAAATCTCTTCCTTATAATCCGAGAAAAGGGATACCTGATGGCATGCCTCCCCAACCATAGGAATCAGAGGATTTCGCAGAAGAATTCTGGTAAGTTGGTCTTACAGACTTTGACGTATTGGTTCGATGAGTCACGGTACTCCCTACACGACTCTGATTTGCTTCGGTTGATTCAGCTGGAAATCGCACTTGGTCAGGTGCAACAGAAGGTGAAACCGCTGTCTGGGAAGTGTTACCTTGGTTTGAAGGGTAAGATCCACTGGTCGAAGAAGCGGACTGAAAATAAGACGATGGGTATTGGTATTGCTGAGGGCCATAGAGCTGCCTATCATGTCCAACATGCGAACCCGATGGGGAGTATGTCCCATATGGTGCATAACCATACCCATGTTGATAGTCACCGAACATGCCCTGTTATCAGCCACCAGGACCGGAGAGAATCAAAAGCTATCCTCAAGTAATAGACTAATAAACAAGATCACAAGAATAATAACAAACAACACGAGGTCAAACATCTTCCAGTTATAGAGAAGAGAAGGATAAAGGGGATGGGGAGATATGTCATCAGGACAAGTCACAGATCACAGTACCAACTCTTCTTGGTTAAAAGATCACAAATCACAAGGAAATTCTAGGAATCAATTTCAAGGCAAAATTCTATAGAtggaaaataaacaaataataaaGGAAACataactattttaaaaaaaataaaaacttactTGAGGCATTTCAACTCCATCGGCGCTTGCAAATCCATCCCACTCATTGCCTGATGATCCATCATAACCTGTATTAAGACCATATCACAGGGGGATGAACAGACAAAAACTTTATTGATAGAATGAAAAATATACCATCAAAAGGTACACTAGGCAACTGACCAAATAAAAGACCTTCCTGACCTTCATTCCTAATGCTACCTAGATAATTCAGAATTGCCTAGCAGCTTATCCATCCTAACAACTTTATATCATGTAATTTAGCTGAATGTCCAATGATGAATCAAAATAATGGGCAACACAACATGCTGTTAAGTTTTTTATCAATTGATAAACAACACTCTCTATACTGTCTGGTGTTTGTTACCTCCATAATAGTATGTTGAAGAAGGGTATGTTGGAGATGTGTATCCGTTTGGGCTGTAAAACATGCTTGGCCCTGtgaaatcctgattaaaggggcTTGTTGATCTCTCAAAAGGCTTGTTCATTCCATTCGCCATGGTGCCAGGTTCAACAGGTGCATATTGAACAGATGAAACCTTTTTATCAAGAAAGAGGGATTGACAGTAAAGGGAATTAATTTTCAACTCAACCAAGACATCCTTTGTTGTCAAACTTTAATGAAAAAATACAGCAAAGATGCCAAAATTTTCATCTAGTGGCATGCATTGGAAAGTCAAAATTAATCTCAAGATCTAACGCAACAACCAGTACCTGCTTTGTTGAGTCACGAGCTTGAAGGGACTTATTCTCGGAATCCAAATGCAAGTCCTGTAGCAAATCTGCTGTTTCTTAAGCAATGTGAATTAAGGAGACAAAAAAACATTCCATAAACCCAGGGTCGGCCGGACATCTTATTTAAACAGCTCATCCATTAAGAGTTTTGATGCCATAAATTCGTCTGATACATAACTTACATACTAGATATATTCCACAAGCATGTCAAACGTCATTAATATATACCCCTTCTGTTCCACTCTATGTGACAGTACCTGTTTGGAGGGTCAAAGGAGTTTTTCTTTGACCACAACCTTTATCTCAATTACTATTTAAATAGTTTGAAAGTTAACTATGTGACCTAATAATATTTTGACATAGTTTTTCTAagtatgtaaattttatttcaaaatactTTGAAGATTCTATGTCTGCTTACTCCGAATCATGCcattccaaaaatccaactaaAGTTCTTttagaaaaattaaaattgacCCAATAACAACCCACAAGCAGGGCAGAGGATGGTTCTTCAAGCATATCATTGCACTAATAAAACAACAATTGCGCAATTAATTCCATAAgtatcaatttttcttttttaatttcagCACTCCCCAAACAGCCATGAAATTAAGAAacagaaagaaaagataaagtaAGAAATTATAGAAACGATACATATTCGGTAGTCAAACAGGGAGCATAAACCCTAGTAAAAACCACACAAAACCAGtattaaagagagagagagagagagagagagagagaacggaagcgtaataaaaataaatacttacAATTTAAGCAAACCCCAGATGagaaaacaattaaaagaaatgaattaagagaaagagagaaagaaaaggataCGATCTGAGGAAGGAACAACAGCCGCCATAGGCAAAAGATCGACCAAAACACCTGAGAAGTGAGGTTTAATTATACGTTATTTATCCCGTGGGGGGAAAATGTGACCTAACTGTATATACTaccccaaaatgaagaaaagtagTACTCAGTACTTGATAAATGAGAGAGAGGGAAAACTTGGGGAAGGGGTTAGTTAGCCGCACAGGAGCCAAGAAGGCTATTTTGTGTTTCGGTTTCGGCGTTCTCAGACTCAGAGGGGAAAGTGAAAAATTTCTTTACGTAAAGTATTGTGATTCAAATAGCTCCACGGCTCTTTCTCCCAAACCGGAaacgtttttccttttctcccttttcttgttttatatatatactatataaacTTGCCACCATTTTTGTTTATTTGGGTGTTTGATAGTATGAAGCAAAAAGTTTTCGCAATTTTTAAATAAgtagattttatttatttttaacgtTTGATAAGTGAATGAaagatattattttaaaaaatattcatATATAATTAGGCAAATATTATGGTGTAAAATTGAGGCAGTAGAGTGGTGGGGATGGTCGGGGTTGGGTGAATATTAAAATCTTTTAAATTGCACGATTGAAGTTCAATAAGTGCACTTCGATTGATCTTAATACTAGATTTTTTAGTTATATTGGATTTCATTTCATCCTAATTCGATCCTTTATTAAGTAGTTTTACGAAACAGTAAGAGTTATATATACAAATGTATTCTTATAGTTCTCAAGAACTAGTAAAGGTGAAGAAAAACTCTTTGTACTTATTTTGAATTTGACTTGTCGAAATTCTATTGAATGAGAATTtgcaagaatatatatatatatatatatatatatatatatatatatatatatatatatatatatatatatatatatattgtttaccctcaaaatcggataacaattaaatttgtaagtggttttaaggatacacggATTAACTTGATACTAAGCGATAAATTAAGTAACTATTGAACAAACAAAGACAAAATAGATTCAAACACAGGAGGAAGATAGTTCCAGCCTTAGTGAAATATTCACCCTCGATTCGGGCTCACCACCGCCGGCACCAATGAAAAAGAGTAAGTGTTAGtgacaaagaaaataataatatattacttttgagtgcgtgttacaatgtgcttcatgaattatcagaccccctttatatagtaagggAGTCATACTTTAgatacaactctataaaaggtaaaaaaatcttctGATTAACTGAATGTCGGTTCCTTATTGATACATGCCGAGATCCTCACCGTGATATCcggccggtcacggatatttcggccttctgttGGCTATGATTGATTGTTCGACAATGTTCTTCGAAGTCGTTCGAGGCTAGGACCGATTCCGGAATTATGACCTCGACATTCTCGAGGGTAGGTGTCATGCCCGCGGATTCTGGCTCGGTGGGACCTTTGGCTCGATTTCGGTCCCTTGCCACTATGTCTCGAGCCTGACTTATCTTGTCAGAGGCCGGGATGCACCATGATCTtgatttcacccgtatacagatagtcccctcgtttctcggagagtaaacgacgagaaacgacatgagcttctGATTCTTACTTCGACACATCGCGAAAGAAAC
This DNA window, taken from Nicotiana tabacum cultivar K326 chromosome 4, ASM71507v2, whole genome shotgun sequence, encodes the following:
- the LOC107814255 gene encoding YTH domain-containing protein ECT4 isoform X1, translating into MAAVVPSSDQTADLLQDLHLDSENKSLQARDSTKQVSSVQYAPVEPGTMANGMNKPFERSTSPFNQDFTGPSMFYSPNGYTSPTYPSSTYYYGGYDGSSGNEWDGFASADGVEMPQGMFGDYQHGYGYAPYGTYSPSGSHVGHDRQLYGPQQYQYPSSYFQSASSTSGSYPSNQGNTSQTAVSPSVAPDQVRFPAESTEANQSRVGSTVTHRTNTSKSVRPTYQNSSAKSSDSYGWGGMPSVSPWVSSAVPRGSNFSSGGTQNLRPLPHSVGMQHPRASSAMGGYMNQMYPNNRMYGQYGNAFRSGLGFSPSIYDLRTGGRDWLVADHKYRPRGRGNGLSANSNESADGLNELNRGPRGKGFKDQKDSEPISLAVKGQSLPLKGNCDEDNLPLFPDREQYNRDDFPETYTDAKFFVIKSYSEDDIHKSIKYGVWASTPNGNKKLDAAYREAEEKSGGCPVFLLFSVNASGQFVGLAEMIGPVDFDKTVEYWQQDKWNGCFPVKWHIVKDVPNIILRHITLENNENKPVTNSRDTQEVKSELGLQILQIFKTHSSKTCILDDFDFYEGRQKIMQEKKAKQRQLNKQVGNVNQSAASTQITEQDRPIDKEWSKIPASSGGSTGLPRSEDGELKPSEEIRSTTAAKDQPNAKDNEVLLNGTGSAC
- the LOC107814255 gene encoding YTH domain-containing protein ECT4 isoform X2; protein product: MAAVVPSSDQTADLLQDLHLDSENKSLQARDSTKQVSSVQYAPVEPGTMANGMNKPFERSTSPFNQDFTGPSMFYSPNGYTSPTYPSSTYYYGGYDGSSGNEWDGFASADGVEMPQGMFGDYQHGYGYAPYGTYSPSGSHVGHDRQLYGPQQYQYPSSYFQSASSTSGSYPSNQAESTEANQSRVGSTVTHRTNTSKSVRPTYQNSSAKSSDSYGWGGMPSVSPWVSSAVPRGSNFSSGGTQNLRPLPHSVGMQHPRASSAMGGYMNQMYPNNRMYGQYGNAFRSGLGFSPSIYDLRTGGRDWLVADHKYRPRGRGNGLSANSNESADGLNELNRGPRGKGFKDQKDSEPISLAVKGQSLPLKGNCDEDNLPLFPDREQYNRDDFPETYTDAKFFVIKSYSEDDIHKSIKYGVWASTPNGNKKLDAAYREAEEKSGGCPVFLLFSVNASGQFVGLAEMIGPVDFDKTVEYWQQDKWNGCFPVKWHIVKDVPNIILRHITLENNENKPVTNSRDTQEVKSELGLQILQIFKTHSSKTCILDDFDFYEGRQKIMQEKKAKQRQLNKQVGNVNQSAASTQITEQDRPIDKEWSKIPASSGGSTGLPRSEDGELKPSEEIRSTTAAKDQPNAKDNEVLLNGTGSAC